The genomic DNA TGGGACGCCCGAGCCAAGCTGGACGACCATGAAGGCGACGCCGATGAAAAGATATCCGCCGAGGATGGGCAATATTGGAGCCTACAGGTCCGCATGCACCCGACGTACAAAGTTGCCACTAACTAATTTTGCTTCCTAAGCCTCATTGGCCTCGAAGCTCCAAAAGCAGCATATCGAGTATTCGCATCAATCCTCGTGACGCTCACAGCGTGCGTGCCAGGCTTATTTTGGATGTATTTTGACTGATGCCCAAGATCTTAGATCTTTACTTCCTCCTATGATGGAACGATACGAACCACAGACTTTGTTTCAGGAACCTCAAAGGAGCTCGCATATACTGAGGATTATCTGCCTTCAAGCGTGGATGTGGTTCAAAATGGTTATGAGCTCTGGATGTCCGATTCTGGTGGTGGAATTCAGCACCTGGATGTACGGGAGCGATCTCGATCCCGGAGATGGCAGTTGACCGAGAAGGAGAAGATCGGTTGCGTCTCCGTCAACCCTATTGCGCCACATCTCTTGCTGACAGCTTCGAACAACCGAACTATGCGTATGTGGGATGCGAGGTATCTGAAAAAGGTGGAATTCACAGTGGAGAAATCCGAGGACGGGGATAACGCAGCCCCTGAAAGTAATTGGGATGACGTTCAGGAATATCTAGGTACCAGGGATGGTCCAAAGTGTCTATGGGGCGAGTGGAGGCATCGACAAAGCGTTAGCTCGGCCTTTTGGGATATCTCTGGCCGTAGGATTGTATCAACTTCATACGACGATACATTGCGAGGTGTGTCGGCTGAAACCGGGGTACATTTGTTGAGGCTGATAGCAACCATAGTCTGGGATGTGCGACCTAGTGCCCTTAAACAGGATGGTCCACTGAAATCATTTAGGCCCACTACAGAAATCAAGCACAACTGTCAAACGGTAGCCCGATCTATTGGCGATAACTTTAGTGAGATACTAACACCATGATTCAGGGGAGATGGGTGACCATCCTCAGAGCCCGCTGGTCAGAAAATCCGGATGGTAAGTTTGATCGAAACTGCTATTGCATAACTTTGATCCAACCATTTGTATACAGCTTACCCGTATTTTACCGTTCGTAATTCTATCTATCATATATTCAGCTCATCTAATCAAATTTCTGGAACAGATTGGGAATATGGCACAATCTCTTGACATCGTGGGTTATAACGGGGAGATCCTCGCCAAGTTAGCAAACAAGGAGAAGTAAGTGACCTTGACCTCTTAGAGGCATCCGTTTCACACGCTAGAATCTCATTACGGAATGGCGATGCGTCCCTTTTAGGATTTCTGCGGTTCAGGCTGTAACAGCGTCCCATCCCTCAGTTGTGACTCGAGCTGTCAGTGGAAACGCAAGTGGACGATGTGTTCTGTGGGCACCAGAGGACATATGATCCCACGGAATCCACCACTCTGTGATCTGGACTCTTATCTGGATGCCTGTTATCCGCAGCTCGTGGTTCCCTGCTCCTTGGGATTCATAACTGGCCAAGACCAACACACAGGCTTCAAATTATGGATGAAGTGGGTACCTCCGATCCAAGCGGATGTAATGTTTATTTTTCATGAGCGCTTGCTCTTAATTTTGTATGCTATCTATGGGTTTCGAATTCGACTTTATTTCTTAGATGACATACCGATCCGCCATAACGGCAAACAATGGCAAGCGTCAACCAACTAACCGGACCTCCGATACCGCTCCGGTCCAACCAGTTGGATTTATCCGGACTTAAAGTTCTTCCCTTTGATACATGCCATAGACGCGGGGAAGATATATAAATGTCATGGATCAAATGAATCTCTCTCCATCTCTTTCCCCTCCATTCCCCTTCCCCCTCGTCCCAGGCGAGGTAGCACACACGTCGGATTTCGTTGTTTAGGTATGTGACATACCCTCTGATGGTGTCCGTCGGGATTTCTCACACAACACGTTGTGTCACCTCGCATCGATGTAGTTGGCATTGCACTTTGTTGCCTCCAGAGTCGAAACAGGATATATAAGATGATGTCCACGTCTTCGGTATATTCTCGATCTGATGTCACGGGTTCTGTGCATGCTCCTGGTACCGGTTATGGCCACGTTCTTATGGCCACCAGGATATGAACCAGTTAAATTGGTTCATTGACGACGCATTTCCTTCATACGATTTCCGACTTCCCTCTTTCCAGGCAGAGCTCGACTTGCTGTTCAACAGTCAGCCTACGGTTTCCTCTCGAGCGACATCCGATCCTTCACATATCCTTTGTCATTCAGAGGTCTCGCTTAGCAGCAGTCTTTGTCAGAGTTGGCCCGACGAACCATTCCCCGGCCAGTATCTTATGCCCGAGATGGAACACTCCCAGTCGATGGGACAAGGCACATCCGGAACGACAGCCGGCGCCGCACGTTCATGCTCGCCCGCTTCCGAATCTAGCTTCCTTTCCGATGTTGCCTCGTTTTCATCCGAGCTCAGCTTCGCCACCCAGACCCTCGCGACTTCTGGTCCCAGCAGCGCCGGCCCTAGCACTGCCGGTCCCAGTCTAGTGGTCGAGAtgcggcagcagcagcaacagacAATGCCCACGCTCACTGTACCTTCTTCTGTCGGTCCCATCCGACGCGGCCGTGGGCGACCTCGTAAAGATGCCCCACCCGTCCACCAGCCACCCCCTCTGTGTACGTACGTCGACCCGCTTACCAGCACACCTTGCAACAAGCTCCTCAATCGGCACCATGATCTTCCACGGCACTTGTTCAAGCACGCTCAGGAGGAGGCCGCGCTCGTAAACAGTGGTCGCCTCCCGCGTGAGCTCGCTACTCTCTTGTCAGACGATTGGAAAGAGAAGGACGAGCTGAAGCTGCCGTGTCGGTTCTGTAGCCAGGTGTTTTCGCGTGCGGATGCAGTCAAGAGGCATGAGAAGAATGAGCACAAGCATCGGCCCCGTAAGACTCATTAGACGGGCTGCTCCCATCGGTCTCTGGTTGTTCGTTTTGTTGGGTTTCGTCTTGCGCTGGGCGTGCTGGATGTGACGACTGCTCCTTATGGGTCGTTTCTTCGTCTTGCATCCCTTGCCGACTGACTACTCTGTCTTTGGTCTTGCCTACCTCCGCTCTTTAACGACATCTTACGCACCATTTTTTTTCCCTTCTCTAACCCCCTTTTTGTGTTTCGGACCCCCACGCCCGCAAGGCATAACGATTATTACACTCACACTCGTTTATCTACACGACCATATTTACGCATTCACTTCGGCGGCCGCTTCCGTCATTAGCTATACTTATTGTCTTTGTACATTCATTCGTAGCATGGGCAGCTGTGCACGATTACTTACCTCCTCCCTGCACTCGTTTGGTACTTTTGTGTACTATAACTTGTTCTGCGGGTGAGCTCCCTGTAGGGTTAATTTATTGCTTCGGCGCGTGGTCCGCTTGGCCCTCGTGTCGTGGTATTTTTCTACATATCATGCGTGATTTAAGTTTATCGATGGCTCGAATGAGGACAAAGTTGATCAAACTGATGTCTTTTATCAATTAGGTAGGTACTTGCACGCCGGGTTTTGCGCGGAACGCGCGGCGCGGCGACCCACACTGCGGATCCACCGCCTTATCCGTATATATAAGTCAACCAACAAGGCTGATGGTCAGCGATTTTTGCTATCAACCCCCCCTGGCCCCAAgtggtgcatatatccacGGCTTCTCCGGCGGTTACGCGACAGGCACCCCACAAACCTCAGCGCTTGGCAAATACTCGAAAGAGGTTATCAGCCGACGTACTAGTGACGACGACTCCCGACTGCGGATTTTTTCCATCCTCCCTCTTTCTTGACTACTGCTACTACCTGCTCCAATCTCTACCTTATCCTCTCGTTGAATTAATATGAAGCAAACTTCGCTTGTAAGCAGTCTGTCGCGTACCCCGAGCTCGGCGGTCAAGCGCTTTTTATGGCGGAGACAAATATGGTTCGAGTCGACATTTGCGCTCTCGATGCTTGAACCTTGGGAGAAGATACTGATCAGTGAGTCGAGTTGTTCGGCCGCCGATGCGGAGGAACTGTATCGTGATTTTTCATGCTGACGGGGTAAATTCTTTCATTTATTTTTTTTCCGCGTTGCGATTGGGGCTCGGTCGCGCTGGCAGTGAGTGCACTCATCTTTGTCTGGTCACTTTTCATCACCGGCGCGGTCCGTTATTTGCCGAACCATATCTCGACCATGAGCAAGCGTGCGTCGTTTTATATCACTGGGACATCCAACAATACCTTGCCCATCGTACCGATTGAACTATAACCCTGTGCGCTGCCGGCATGGTCAAAGTTCCGCGCTTATCTGGTCTGGTTGGTAAGCAACATATTCCTAATCATTTCTATACATTTCCCCTCACCTCGTTCTCGCCGTTCCCCGCCGCACCTCTATCGCAATCGGCAACTAATCTATTTCGGTTTCCGGGAATTTAAGCGTTAGCTGACGTTAGTTTCCCAGGCTGCCGTGCGTATTTTAGTCATGACCAGCAACCCGCCTCCCCTCCTTGCCTGTACCTCCCACTCGTCTCGTCCCGCGTATCGCTCGCCGTGTATTTATCTGGCTGCTGC from Rhizoctonia solani chromosome 16, complete sequence includes the following:
- a CDS encoding WD repeat-containing protein, which translates into the protein MNELTEYERARAANIAANQSLLAQIGIKDVQQEISASAPAPKAKTKKEKPVQPQKRKAETPPDNTPRRQSRRLRSSGLVIPENETNAQRRRREFEEAKLQKEAEEEAERLAAEERLAKMPRHQDLDFEVLAEDFEEEETKTWGVLQTALVQKKLKQQVGSWAPEVSDEKKMAQEKDNLVTELKKLTLVSRAKVCKERIYSAAYHPITTKDVIFFGDKAGTIGIWDARAKLDDHEGDADEKISAEDGQYWSLQPHWPRSSKSSISSIRINPRDAHSIFTSSYDGTIRTTDFVSGTSKELAYTEDYLPSSVDVVQNGYELWMSDSGGGIQHLDVRERSRSRRWQLTEKEKIGCVSVNPIAPHLLLTASNNRTMRMWDARYLKKVEFTVEKSEDGDNAAPESNWDDVQEYLGTRDGPKCLWGEWRHRQSVSSAFWDISGRRIVSTSYDDTLRVWDVRPSALKQDGPLKSFRPTTEIKHNCQTGRWVTILRARWSENPDAYPYFTIGNMAQSLDIVGYNGEILAKLANKEKISAVQAVTASHPSVVTRAVSGNASGRCVLWAPEDI